The nucleotide window TTTGGATATAATTTCGGGTAAACAACGTTTCGATTATCGACGCTCTTGTGGCAGGTGTACCGATACCGATATTTTGCAGGGCTTTCCGTTCTTCTTCGTTTTCGATTTCCTTTCCTGCATTTTCCATTGCCGACAATAATCCGGCTTCAGTAAACAGTACGGGTGGTTTGGTTTTCTTCTCCAAACAGGAGGTTTCTTTAATCTTAAGCTCATCGCCCTTTTTCAGTTCGGGCAAATCCTGTATCGGTTCGGTATTTTCGTCCGAGAAATTGCCTTTTATGGAACGCCAGCCAGCCTCTAATATCTTACAGCCTTTCAGTGTAAAATCGTAGTGTGATACTTCCAACGCTATATCCGTAACTTCTTTTATGCAGGCTTGTGATATGGCTTCGAGTAAGCGAAAGGCAATCATATTATAGACTTTTGTTTCGTCCGCATTAACAGCTGACGGAATTTTATAGGTTATGAGCAATCCGTGGTGGTCTGTTACACGTAAATCGTTTACGATACGCTTATTAAACCGTCCCCATTTTAATTTTGATACCGCTTGCTTAAATTGCTCATTGTCCAATGCTCTTACAAGGTTTGGAATTTCAGCCCACATATCTTCAGGTATGTATTTACTTCCGGTACGAGGATAGGTAATAAACTTTTGCTCGTAAAGACTTTGAGCAATATTGAGCGTTTGCTCGGCAGACAGGTTCAGTTTTTTATTGGCTTCTTTTTGTAAACCTGTAAGGTCGAACAATAAAGGCGGTTGCTCCGTTACATTCTTGCTTTCCACCGACACAACCGTTGCAATTCCGTGTCTTTCGATTAACTTCAAAGTATCTTCGGCTAACTTTTGTTCGTCCCATTTCGTTTTAGAGATACTTTTGAAATCAATATTTTCTTTGTTGTGTGATAGCTGAATTTGCCAATACTTCTTAATAGAGAAATTTTTATTTTCCAGATAGCGTTTGCAAATCAGAGCTAATGTAGGCGTTTGTACTCTGCCCAGTGAGTAAACTCCGTTACCTGCGGAGATACTCAATGCTTGTGTGGCATTGATACCCACCAGCCAATCGGCACGGCTTCTTCCTTGTGCTGCCTGAAATAAACCGTCAAATGCTGTTCCGTTTTTCAAGTTGTCAAACCCTTGCTTGATTGCCTTTTCAGTAAGCGAACTAATCCAAAGCCGTTCAAATGGTTTCTTGCATTTCAGATGTTCGTAGATATAGCGAAAGATGAGTTCGCCCTCACGTCCTGCATCGGTAGCAACGATAATACTATCGCTTTTGTTAAACAGTTCTTTAATTATTTTCAGTTGCTTTAATGCTCCCATATCAGCTTGATAGCCTTTGTCTTTTTTGACCCTGCGAATGGTCAAAATAAACGGGTTTGGGAGGATGGGTAATGAAGCCTTGTCAAATCCCGAAATCCCGTAATCTTCGGGCATTCCCAAACCAATTAAATGACCAAATGCCCACGTAACAAAATAGCCATTACCCGTCAGGTAGCCGTCTTTTTTATCAGATGCTCCCAACAGGCTGGCTATTTCTCTTGCTACGCTTGGTTTTTCTGCAATGATTGTTTTCATACTTGATTACCTTTTTACGCCTTTGGATTTTGCAGGAGCTTTCGGCTTTTCCTGTTGTTCCTGCTGTTGTTTGTTTTTCGGTCTTTGTTGCCCCGACTTCAAAGGCTCTTTGATGTTTTTGGTCGCTTCGTTGGTTTTGCCCTCTGAATTGACGACAGTTTGTGTTTTATGGGCTTCGATAGGTTTTGCCTGTGCCTTAACTTGGCTTGGAAAGGCAAAATCAGTTTTTCCGGTTTCTTTGTTGAAAGTGATATAACCCTGATACGGTTGTCCTTTTTTATCTTTCAATCCATCAATGTAGATGGTTTGACCGGCTTTGAAATCCTTATGTTGATCATCGGTCAATTCTTTACCTCTGAATGTTTTTGGAGCTTCCTGAGATTGGTTTTGCTTATTTTCTTGAGTTTGTCCGTTGCTGTGGGTTTGCCTGTTAGAATTGTTTCGGTCGAACAAAAACTCCACATATCGCTTATCTGCATTGAACTGTACCGTTGCCGAAAATTCAGTTCCTTTCGTAGAAACCATACCTTCTAAATAAAGTGGTTTGCCTTCCAGTAGAGTTTGCTTTTGCTCTTCATTCAGTTTTACACCTTTAATTTCATCGGGAATTTTTATAAAATCCGTCCTCAATGCAATTACATCATTCGTTAGTCTGTCTATACTTATAATGGACGGCATCAGTTCTCCAGTTTTGGAATTTTTCAAATCTACCACACGCCCCATATTACCAGTTTCGAGCAGGTTCTTTTTGTCTTCATCCGTAAACTTGTGCCCGAAAAATTCAAAATGCAAATTGGGTTCTTTTTTGATGCCGTGTATTCCTACCACAACTTTTCCGTCTTCGGCTTGTTGTAAAGACAAGCGGGCATCTGTACGAAGAATTGTACCACCGAGGTTGACACCAATCGGTAAGAGTTCATTTGTTTTGTAACCTTTCAATAAAGGTTCAAGTAGGTTTCTCTTTTCAAGGTATTCCTTGCTTAATCCGAGATTGGTCATAGTATCCCAATCAATCTGTTCTGGTTTGTAGCGGTATTCGCTTGCTTCCTGTGTTGTTTGTGTTGTTGCCATATTATTTTGGTTTACTTGTTTCTTATCCGATTGCTGTTCTATTTTTACTTCGTGCTCTTTCATTATTTTTTCGCCTTCAGGAGTTGGCTTGTCAACCTGCTTTTGCATTTCCTGTGCTTTTTCAACAGCGATAGGTGCAGGTACTTTGAAGAATGAAAAATTGGTAGGGTTCTTTAACTGGCTGAAAAAATTGGAGAAGAAGTTCGAAAAGAAATCACCACTTTTGTCCACACGCATAAACTGGTTTTGGTTTTTCTTCGTGGGGTCAACAGTTTCCATTTTCCCGTTTTCGTCTATACTCTTTACAGCTTGGATTTTCATTTTTTCTTTATCCAGCACCAGCAATATGTCCGATAACTGTTCGGGCATTTCCTGTTTATTTATGGTTTCTTCACTCATAGTCTGAAAATTTTAAAATTCAATGCCGAATGTAAAGGAAGCCTTCACTGAATTGCATTACTTGGCACTGAAAGGCAGTGTTTGTCAATTATTGGCGTTATCTGGTTGAAGGTGGGTTAAAGCTATCTCTGATGAATTGATGAACATCAGACAATTTGTAATAAAGTTTGCCACTAATGGTGTAATAGGGCAGTTTGCCGATGGAGCGATACCGTTGCAGGGAACGGTTGCTGATTTTCAGCATCTGAAGTAAATCCTGGTTATCGAGTAGTTCCTCGCCATCTATGCTATTACGTTTCTTTTGTAACTCATCTATATTATCGCCCAGCATATCAAGACGTCCCATTAAGCGTTCCATCCACGCCAAAAATTCCATTCTGTCAATATTCATAATGATATTTTTAAGGGTTCATACCTATTTTTTATCTTTCTTTAGCTTTCTGCCTTTTTCGATGTAGCTTTTGCCTTTTGCCATAAGCTCCTGCACAAATTCGTCACTGCTCTGTATGGCATTGGCATTGAGCATTTCTTTGATAGCTCCAATGGTGTAGAAATACTGACCGTAAATTTTTGAATAAGATATCTCACCTTTAGTACGCATACGCCACAGCGTTTTCTCGCTGATGTGAAGGTATTGGCATACCTCATGGTTATTGAGCCAAAGGTCATCATAGCTTGTATTCTCCAATCTTTTCAGGTAGTCGGCAATGGCATTGATACAGCTGTTGAGCTGTTGCCAGGCTTCTTCTTCAATGGTTATTATTTTCATTGCACAGCTTTTTAAAGTTTACTATGCAAAGTTGTTAAGAGTGGCAGTGTTTGTCTGCCAAGCCTTGCCAATTGGTTTAGCGGTTTTTTGAAAATTTTTACATTTAGGGAAAACTCTTGTTTAATAAGGGTTTGGAGGCATTGGGGATATTTTGGAATACAGTTTTGCAAACATTTGCCAATTGGCAGATATGGGCAAAGAAAAAGCAGTACATTTTGTGTACTGCTCTGAACATACCGTTTTAATGTAGCTAAAGGTCTTTATCCATATATTCTTCGAGTGATATTTTGAGCTGGTCTAAAAATGCCGTCCGGGAACCTGCCCTTGTCTTCATTCGGTGGAAAGAGTGATGTATATCGTTTAAGGGGGTTCGGAATAGCACCTGAAAAATCAATGCTAATTTTCGAATGCCAATTTTTCCGTGTGCAATGGAATTGGAAGCATATAGAGCGTATATTAGTTCGATAAGTGCATTTTGAGAATTTGTCC belongs to Chryseobacterium gleum and includes:
- a CDS encoding DUF3945 domain-containing protein, which encodes MSEETINKQEMPEQLSDILLVLDKEKMKIQAVKSIDENGKMETVDPTKKNQNQFMRVDKSGDFFSNFFSNFFSQLKNPTNFSFFKVPAPIAVEKAQEMQKQVDKPTPEGEKIMKEHEVKIEQQSDKKQVNQNNMATTQTTQEASEYRYKPEQIDWDTMTNLGLSKEYLEKRNLLEPLLKGYKTNELLPIGVNLGGTILRTDARLSLQQAEDGKVVVGIHGIKKEPNLHFEFFGHKFTDEDKKNLLETGNMGRVVDLKNSKTGELMPSIISIDRLTNDVIALRTDFIKIPDEIKGVKLNEEQKQTLLEGKPLYLEGMVSTKGTEFSATVQFNADKRYVEFLFDRNNSNRQTHSNGQTQENKQNQSQEAPKTFRGKELTDDQHKDFKAGQTIYIDGLKDKKGQPYQGYITFNKETGKTDFAFPSQVKAQAKPIEAHKTQTVVNSEGKTNEATKNIKEPLKSGQQRPKNKQQQEQQEKPKAPAKSKGVKR
- a CDS encoding helix-turn-helix domain-containing protein; protein product: MNIDRMEFLAWMERLMGRLDMLGDNIDELQKKRNSIDGEELLDNQDLLQMLKISNRSLQRYRSIGKLPYYTISGKLYYKLSDVHQFIRDSFNPPSTR
- a CDS encoding helix-turn-helix domain-containing protein, with product MKIITIEEEAWQQLNSCINAIADYLKRLENTSYDDLWLNNHEVCQYLHISEKTLWRMRTKGEISYSKIYGQYFYTIGAIKEMLNANAIQSSDEFVQELMAKGKSYIEKGRKLKKDKK
- a CDS encoding type IA DNA topoisomerase → MKTIIAEKPSVAREIASLLGASDKKDGYLTGNGYFVTWAFGHLIGLGMPEDYGISGFDKASLPILPNPFILTIRRVKKDKGYQADMGALKQLKIIKELFNKSDSIIVATDAGREGELIFRYIYEHLKCKKPFERLWISSLTEKAIKQGFDNLKNGTAFDGLFQAAQGRSRADWLVGINATQALSISAGNGVYSLGRVQTPTLALICKRYLENKNFSIKKYWQIQLSHNKENIDFKSISKTKWDEQKLAEDTLKLIERHGIATVVSVESKNVTEQPPLLFDLTGLQKEANKKLNLSAEQTLNIAQSLYEQKFITYPRTGSKYIPEDMWAEIPNLVRALDNEQFKQAVSKLKWGRFNKRIVNDLRVTDHHGLLITYKIPSAVNADETKVYNMIAFRLLEAISQACIKEVTDIALEVSHYDFTLKGCKILEAGWRSIKGNFSDENTEPIQDLPELKKGDELKIKETSCLEKKTKPPVLFTEAGLLSAMENAGKEIENEEERKALQNIGIGTPATRASIIETLFTRNYIQRDKKSLIPTEKGLQVYELVKDRKIADVAMTAEWELALQKIENNEVDARVFLREMEIYAKSITDELLQTSIANENLPKLTCPKCKSQQLIIRDKLVKCPDDNCNWVQFRKICEVQLSIADITSLINNLKSPLIKGMKSKAGKKFDAYIVLNENAESSFEFDKRKKK